A part of Aegilops tauschii subsp. strangulata cultivar AL8/78 chromosome 2, Aet v6.0, whole genome shotgun sequence genomic DNA contains:
- the LOC109747754 gene encoding probable xyloglucan endotransglucosylase/hydrolase protein 8, which translates to MGRPCVGALLACAAVAASCCGCFQFQGAAAAATPSFGDNFDITGAEDHVKTSPDGQTWYLSLDNKTGVGFQTKQKYLFGWFSMKLKLVGNDSAGVVTAYYMCSDLDAAPERDELDFEFLGNRTGEPYIIQTNVYRSGVGGREMRHSLWFDPTAEFHSYSILWNPKQIVFFVDKVPIREYRNSDKPNRFFPIMKPMYVFSSIWNADDWATRGGLEKTDWTKGPFVSSYSDFTADACAWATGPAPPACAAATGNSWWDQPPAWALDDGQRRDSGWVARNLVIYDYCDDRKRFPAVPEECALRTKTS; encoded by the exons ATGGGGCGTCCGTGCGTCGGCGCTCTCCTGGCGTGCGCCGCCGTTGCAGCTTCTTGCTGCGGCTGCTTCCAGTTCCAGGGTGCTGCTGCGGCGGCGACCCCGTCGTTCGGGGACAACTTCGACATCACCGGCGCCGAGGACCACGTCAAGACCTCCCCCGACGGCCAGACCTGGTACCTCTCCCTCGACAACAAGACGG GCGTTGGGTTCCAGACGAAGCAGAAGTACCTGTTCGGGTGGTTCAGCATGAAGCTCAAGCTCGTCGGGAACGACTCCGCCGGCGTCGTCACCGCCTACTAC ATGTGCTCGGACCTGGACGCGGCGCCGGAGCGCGACGAGCTGGACTTCGAGTTCCTGGGCAACCGCACCGGCGAGCCGTACATCATCCAGACGAACGTGTACCGCAGCGGCGTAGGCGGGCGGGAGATGCGGCACTCGCTGTGGTTCGACCCCACCGCCGAGTTCCACAGCTACTCCATCCTCTGGAACCCCAAGCAGATCGT GTTTTTCGTGGACAAGGTGCCGATCAGGGAGTACCGCAACTCGGACAAGCCCAACAGGTTCTTCCCGATCATGAAGCCCATGTACGTCTTCTCCAGCATCTGGAACGCCGACGACTGGGCCACGCGCGGGGGGCTGGAGAAGACGGACTGGACCAAGGGGCCCTTCGTCTCCTCCTACAGCGACTTCACCGCCGACGCCTGCGCCTGGGCCACCGGCCCGGCCCCGCCGGCGTGCGCGGCCGCCACGGGGAACAGCTGGTGGGACCAGCCGCCGGCGTGGGCGCTCGACGACGGCCAGCGCCGGGACTCGGGCTGGGTGGCCAGGAACCTCGTGATATACGACTACTGCGACGACCGCAAGAGGTTCCCGGCCGTGCCGGAGGAGTGCGCGCTCAGGACCAAGACTAGCTAG